The window GCATTCTCTATGGaacagttaattaaatcatcTGAATCAATGCTCAGACTGTAATATTCATTATTTAATACCGCACCCAAATATTCAATTATGTACTCACAGTGAGCACTAAAACTGTACTTTCGCTAAAGTTTTATGATATTGCCAAGCTTTATGCGATATCACAAAACGAGATTAAACACCCACATTTCCTCTTCTACGCCATGCTATTTAGTAAGAAACCCGATGCGAGGTTAATCAGATTGCTGAAATAAGCTCCTGTTAGCTGCCTTCTCCAGGTCCATTTGAATGTCACTTGCGTAGCCCATGTTGTGAGGTGTGCACAGGCTACAGCATGTTCAGAACAGCAACAGGCCACAGTGACATGAGGGAttactgaattttaaaataccTCAAGGGCCTCACAGCAAACCCATCACTTATACCTAAATTCTTTGCAGTTCctaaaaatatttgctttcaTATTCAAATTTGATCTTTACAATGATGGACAGGGCTACATTTGCAGTTATAAAACAGCTTGCAGTTTATAACGCACCACTCAGGAATAACCTTCATCATGTTGATTACATAGTCGCCTTGCACAACATTCATTGTTTGATGGAATCAAACACTTATGAAAATGTAATGGAAATGTTTCCATCCATCTCAACTtgtaaaaatgcaatttaaatgtaTATGAAAAATGTAGATAAAAAAGTATTAGTTCCTCCACAGAACAGTACATATCAAggctaatgaaaacaaaaagagcTAACACTCGCATGAAAAAAACTAGCCGCTGAGGTAGAAATCAAAAGACAACAGCCAGGATACAAGGCTTAGAGCACACAAATGAGGGAGCGCCTCAGGAACCCAGAGCAACCCACTCGCTGGACACTTTGACGAGCACCAAATTCAGGACGCTCAGCTGATCTCCTCAGACCCTCAGTGTAGCATTCTGTTCATGCCAACAGTGTCAAGCAACAGTGAGTTTtagaaaactaattaaaatggcTCTAGGCAAAATGCCACGTAATCAATGATAGCTGTAGGTCTTTCCTTCGCAGGTGTTGCAGTATAACCAGTTGGACATTTCACTGGGAGCTTTAGCGAGCACAGGGAAGGAAACCTCAGTGGCAAAGGCCACACTCGGGCACGCAGCTGTACTCACAATATAGGACTTCTGCCTCTCTTTCTGCAGCCTGATGAACTCCTCCACTGTAAGCTCCTCCACATCCTTCTTCAGGTTAATGAAAGCACAAGACGGGGAATGGGACTTATGTTCCTTCCTGACAGAGGCATTAAACAAGTTATTAATTCCTATGtacaaaaaaaagtcaaagaggattaaattttttcctcaaacaaaactgaaaaggtcACAAAGCTAAGCTACACTATACCAGATGCATAAAATTAATTCTTGTGAGCAGCATCGCAAATTTCAGTTCTTGGCTGTCGCTGAACTACATTAATGGCCTGAAAATCAATTAGCGGAAGACAGCTGGCTTCATGTGGACTACAGTGTCACACTAAGAAAATCTAACATCTTTACCTAACAAAGTTATGGAAAAACAGATGTGCTATCATATTTGTGCTCCTACACAAAATATAATTCTTCGGAAGATAATCAGATGCTTTTAATTAACCTTTGCAGGCTTCTCTTAAGTTAGTAGATGCAGCTaatgcttttgtttaaaaagaattaactttgttaaaaaactgctgctcaCTTCTTTTTAACTCTTGCACCTCCACAGCCCTATTAAATGGTGACCCTTCTGTTCAAGTGGACCAACCCAACTCCTTATCCAGCAGCACTGCATTGTTTATCTTGTAAAAGATGGCCAAACCTAAAGGTTGGGATTAGGAAAGCATGAATACATGCTACAACACAAGAAGAAAAAGGTAACTGACCATTGACTGCTGGCAAGATGCTACTCTGACGCACAGGGAtttgaaaacgttttgagtgtcAACTCCCTGAGTGACACAACGCCTCTGGTTACTCACACAGGGTCATCCTCCGGCTCCCAGCCCTCCAGCTCCTTATAACAGACGAAGCACTGAGCCACATCGGGGCTGTTGTCAGTGGGAGTGTGAAGAAATCCTGCCTTCGCCATCTACCCACGAGAAGAAAACGGCTCTCAGAAACGTTGTCAAAAAGTAAAGACGTGCCAGTTGTGGGAAATGGGATTTCAAAAGCTCACCAGGCTATATTTACAGAAGCCAAAATAAGTAAATGTCCAAGACAAAACAAATCCAACCTTGTGTACATTTACAGTCCACCATGTGTATTCATACTGTACTGAAGGAATAATCATAGACTATATGACAAGCTGCAAGACTCATTACTCTAGCTTGCGTGTGTAGCAAAGTGCGCACACATGTATATAATAAGAGATCTTTTTCCCAGGAATCCAAAACCAGCTCACATATTTGCTAGTGAAAAAAAATCCGTAGTGATATCGTTTCTGATGTGCAGATAAAAAAGTAATTGTAATAGAGTTATAAAAATCCAACAACCTCAGCTACTGTGCACAGACTCCTATACTCAATAATTATTGATACGTTTACTGTTAATATCAATACCTTCTGACAATGTCATGCTCTTAGTATCCATTAATGTAACTTTAGCTCTTAGTATCCATTAACTATAATAAAATGGAAGCGATGGCACAACATTTTCCTGAATTATAAAacacatataaataaaaaaacgtgAAAATATAACCAAGCATTGAACTACAATCTGTTCGGTACGTAATCAGGCTATTCTCCTGAAAAACTGAAGTGTTACGGTTTTGGGGACGAGCAACttggaaaataatgttttgattCTTATCGAGTCACTGTAACATTTCAAGAGATATCGACAGATCATCGGATAAGCATACATTACGGATGAGGACCAATGAAGCCCCCGGCGGAGTCGTCTATTATTAAGCATTATAAACTGCAATGCGTCTCGCAAACTGATGATTGTGTGTTCGAGTCCCAGGTGGGCCCTGGCGTCTCAGCATTGTCGAACTCACTGGATAGTTACGTAAATCGACTGGGTTAAAATAGAGAATTTAAGGAATAACTAATCAACCGGGCGAATCCAACCATGACACAAGCATTCGGATAAAGGTACGAATCACCTCGCGTCGAACAGTTaggtcctggaaaaaaaaatctaacacaCTTCAAAGCCGATTACAACCATTGTTATTATCAAGGTCGATTAAGAAAACAATCGAAGAGACATCCTTCTTTGCCCCACTGTCGAGGGTAAAAATTAAACAGGCCAAGCTGCGATTACAGAAATAGAGGATTAAATTTAGGCTTTTATAACGGGCAGATCAACTGTTAACTGATAagagcttttaaaacatttgtaacaAATTCTTGTTAAAACTTAGACTCTTAGTCTAgggagtattttattttttaaacgaaTACAGGACTTACATTTTCCGGCGTGCAAACACAACCCTCTTGAAAAGGCCATCCTGAAAAAGTATCCAAACGGTTTTTATAgaagtacattttaatataCTCTCCTTGCATCACATTCATATtctaacttttaaaataataaaaagtattttaaacgttACACTttaatgctttaaaaatgtgtttcttctaTAATTTCTCAGTCACGCTCTTGTTTACACCGTCTTTGATATTCGTTTAAATTTCCAGCGCGCTTATCCATTGGTTAAAACGTCATTTCCGTTGACGTACCCATTCGCCTGTTGTTTTCTGGGAATTGTAGGCGGTTCGCttacattaatttttttcaCAAGTTTTCTGGCCCAAGAATCACTTTTTCCAAGAACTCCAACCCCAATAAAGATACAATccattgtaaatgtttaaattaaaagaaacaacgttaATATTGATGATAAAAAGTAGAACATAGGTCTAATAACATTTACATAACGAAAAGGCTCCGAATACATACATCCCTCTGAATGACTTTATAAGACAAATTctgttaaaataacatttcccGTGTTGTTAAATTCTGGTTATGTTGGATTCCGCTGTTCCTGTATTTGATATGCTGAACAGTACCATTGTTAATTTTGAAGTTGTAGCAACTCTGAAGTACACAAAATTAATCTTTAGTTTACAATAATTTAAGGTCTGCTGCCACCAAGCGGTTCTCAGAAAGATTTGTGTGCGTCCGCGCCATCACGAAACCGCAAATTCAGAATGAGAGCTGTGATTGGACGTTAAACCGTCAATAACATTCCACCCACCCCTGCAAAGTAATTCTGTGCTCTTATTGGGTTATTTCATGCATACTGACCTTCGACCCTACGTCTTAGGCTGCGATTGGTGCGTACTCTCCGGAGCGGTAACTATGAGGAAGGAGCCGGATAGTGTGAGAATGTTGTGAATGTTTTAACAATCGCTTTACCTAGGTGGTGATGTAGATGTATGTAGTACaatgaaaaagtatgtgaatgCTATATAATGTTGTATACGTTATTGTTAACGTAATTTCCATCGTAATTTAACACATGGGGTCTTTAATGCACGCTGTTATTGCAGGAAACAGGACGGACAGGGATAATCGTGCAACATAAGAAGTTGAGTCACATGCGAGTTTTGATGCGGGTACTTTCATTGTCAAGtcaagatttattccatgcagaaaagaaaaaaaaagcgacacaacatttcggctgcgGAGCCTTGGACTTTGTTTTAAGTGTGTTTCCCGGTGTGCGGCGATGGCAGACGGCAGGTGTACAGTGGACCACCTGGCCGGGTTCCAGCGCCCCTCGGGCTCGGCGCAGGTGCTCACCTGCGGGCCCgacctgctgctgctgcggaACGGGAGCGAGAGAGTGTTCGCGTACAGCGGCCGTGAGGCGAGAGTGCAGGTACAATACCCGCCATGCTGGAGAAACCTCGGTGTCACACGACGGCAGATCAGGGCATGAACACAGTTCTTCGAAAGCGCGAGGAAGTTTATCTGTTGTTTTCggtggtttattttttttattttcggtGGGTTTCTGATGGTCCACGGTACGAGTCTGTCACGTCTCGCCTTTACGTGAGCTCTCAACGGCGCTGCACCCGTGTCCGGGAATAGCTGTTTCATCTGCTGACCGGTCTCCCCCTGTCCGAACTGAAGATCGTGCCTATGGCATTATTCCAGGGACCAGGCCAGAAACTTTCTCTCCTCTTTTACTTTACGTGCAAATTGTTGAACCACACAAAACTCGAAATGTTTCTGTTCCATATGATTTTAACACTCTGGagggtttgttaaaaaaatatacaaaaataggGCTGCTGGGAAGCCTGACATTAGCTGAGTGGTTTTCTGTCATGTATTAAAATGGGGGAGTATATTCTATCAAAGATCTTggaaaggaaaaggaaacaaagtTTGGTGTCTTGAATAGGTTGTTAATGTCTTGGGTGGTAAATCCGTGTCTGTTTTTTCCGGCAGGCCGTCTATATTTTTGCTGGCCGTGTTACTCACCTGCTGGAGAGCCCCGACCGTCGGTGCATTTTTGCTCTGTGCCAAAACGATGGAATATATTGCACCTCGCTGCATCAGATCAGCAGGTGAGACCAGCATAAGTGCTTTAGAGTACAACTCTGTACCCAAAGAGTGGTggaggtctggaacaagctacccagctgtgTGGTTGAAGTCAATACTCTGAAATCCTTCAGGgaaggctggatgagatccctggaTCAATAAGCTATTAACTTCCCAATGGGTCAGATGGTCTTCTCATTTGTTATCGCTTCTGTTTTCTTTAGACAGCAAGCTGGGATACAATTAAAGTAacaagtgttttttgttttcccaacACTGAGGATTAGTATGGGGAAGCAGGCTTACCCTGAAATTCCCTGATTTATGATCAGCTTTCTAATTGATAatctggttgttttttttctcctacatAGGGAGCCGTCTCCCACACCTACTGAAGCAGCACCTAAGAGCCCAGTCCTGGTTATGGTGCCTCCCGATGCCTGTGTGCTGAAAGACCCAGGCGCCTGCTCTTTTGCTGTGCTGGAGAATGCGCTGGTGGCAGTGGCACGCAGTGGCACGGCGTGGCGGATGGGTTTTTATGAAGTCCCGGCAGGATCCACGGGGAGCTGTAAGAAAGTGGAGGAGCTGTGCATCCCCGTTCTGTCAGCGGGGTGTTCCAGCATCTACGGGGGTAGAGACGAGGCCGTACCCCCTGTTCTGTGTTGCATATACCCTCATGGAGCAAAAGCAAAGGCCACAGAAGACAGCAGCAGCGGTCACTTGCTCTTGGAACAGGTCCTCTTCAGGCTCCTCTTCGGCGTGGATGCGGCTCTGCTGTCCTCTCCCACAATCCTGTGCGGCCTGCCGGATGGGCGTCTTTGCTGCCTGCCTCTGCGGCGACCGGGGAACCCCGAGGCCGAGGGCGGGGAGTCCCGGGTGAGAGTGCTCCGCCATCTGGGCCAGCCGATCGCCTTCATTGGAGCGTGGGGCGCCGGGGGCGACGACAGGGGATCCAGCTGCCTGCTGGTGGTTGGCAGCAGTGGCAGGGCTCTGCTGATGCTcgctgagggagaggaggaaggcCGGGCTCTGGAGTTCCGAGAACGGCACCTCTCTGGCCGCGTGCAGAGCGCTTGTCTCGCCGACGGTCAACTCTTTTACAGCACGGGCTCTGACCTCCTGGCTGTGCAGCTCCGCCCCAGCCCTTCTGGGGACAGACCAGATCTCTGGATCCCATCCCTGCAACCCCCTGTCACCCTGAATGTCTGCAGCCTCATCGCACTGTCCAGACCCACAGAGACACCTGCAGGTACTGGAGGCTACATCCAGACTTTATAGTCTTGATGCAGTGCAGgtgttaaaatataaatgcacCTTGCAGATTTTTACAAATTCACTGTAGCTGGTAGATGATCCTTTTTGCAGTTCAAAGTGGTGAATCGTGTTTTTTTGGAAGCAGTTCCAGTGGAGCAATTAACATGTAACAAATTTTAAGAAAAGATTCCCACATTGACTGCAAATTTAGACTCTGAAGGAATCGAAGGTAAGGACAACAAGTCTCGAGGCAAAGGCAGCAAAATTGTTGATTCCCCACTTTAGTTCTTTACATGTTCAGTATGTGATCGTGCTGGTGTTTCTTTAAAGCCCGTGCAGCTGAAGAGTGTGTCTCTGTGGTGTACAGGGGCTGTGAAGCTGTTCGCTGTATCACTCAAGGGGAGGCTGCTGAGGGTGACTCTGCCTCAGAAGTCACCCAGGGCTCATGGGGCACTGTCAGCAGCACAGGTGGGCCAGAAAGTGAGGGACCTTCTTGCTGGCATTGGAAATGTCTCGGAGAGGTGAGGACAGAAAACAACATGTCATGCTGGGATTGTACCGCATATGCTTAAAAGAGGAAATGTACAGATACACAAAATGAAGTCTGTTGGCCTAATATATAAAttcttatctatctatcagaATAAGTGTCAAACTGTGTGTGAATTACATAAAACAGGATTATAACATAATGCACGTGTTTGTTTGTATTATACTTGaacagttttattcattatttcagTCCATGAATGTATTGTGATCTGTGGTTTTATTATTATCTTTCTGCATCATGTATGTGTGCGAAGAAAAGTTATGACTGTTATCTTGTCTATTCATACCTTTAGGGGAGTTAAATCTCAGTGTTTTTCCACTATTTTCAATGTGTTTTATAATTGGATTTTGCCAGTGCTCTTTTCTTTCCTTACCTTTCCAGAGTTTCTTCTTTAAAAAGCTGCATTCACCTGAAGAATGACGCCCTGAGGAACCTCAACCAAGTTTTCAATATCTGCTGCTTGCTGATGCCCAATCAGAGGCATGCAGGGGGGGGTCCTTGCCCCGTGCGTCCAATCAGCTGCCGTGTCCGGGTCAAACGCAGTTGCATTCTGCAGCAAGAGACGCTGTTTCTGAGCTGCGTCCTGCAGAACTCCAGCGATTACATTCTGGAACAGGGCTGGACTCTGTGTGTACAGCTGATTTATCCCCCTTACCCTTTGACCGCGCAGGGTGAACGGCCGACCAAGACTTACTCCTTCCCGTTCGATAAATTGCATCCAGGTAAAAACCTAGAAGTGACCCTGCCACTAGCCACAGAGAGTGAGTTAGCCCTCCCTGTGACGGTCTGCTGCTCCCTCATGTACTTTCTGCAAAGCATCCTGGGAGAGGAGGAGTGCAGATGGGCCCCTATGAGCCAGCCTTCACTCTCCCAGCTGGTAAAAGACTCTGGTTACATCAGCCTGGTTTTAGACACTCAGACTGTGGACTGGTTGGACTGTCTGTGGGTCGGTGGTCCTGCCACTCAGGGAAACAACACCAGGCCCAGCTCAGGTTCTGGTGTTGACCTGGTCCAGACCCTCCTGACCTCGTCCCGAAAGGCCCAGCAACAGGAATGTGAGGGAGCTCCACTGAAGACACTCCCACAGCGGAGCTCGGAAGGGGGGCCTTTTGTAGCGTCCCTCAGAGTGTCCTCAGACCTGCTAAAAACTGCACTGCAACTCTCCGGTTCAGGTACTGGTTCAGTTTCTCCAGAAAGCCGCTAAGTCTAGGTAAGGGCTGTGGGACCCGGGAGCCAATGTGGGAAGCACTGGGCGTAAGGCGGGACTGCACCTTGGATGAGACCAAAAGATGtaaggcaaaaaaaacaacaaacccaCACTCAGCACCCGGGATTCGAGCCCAGAACCCCAGAGTTAAGaccttaaatattttcttttaaattttaggTTTAGTCTTTTGCTTTGTAACCATTAACATCCTTTGAGTTATATTCAGCCTCTTTTGTCATGATTAGAATTCTAATTTCAATACCAGGTGGTATCCTATTTTCTCCCAAGTGAATGCAATAGTCACATTAAAAAGAAACGTGTCTCTGATGATAAATAGGTAATAGAGATATCTTTGCCTCTGGATAACTGTTGTTTCGATTGGAAGCTCCCGAGTTGTAACATTGAGTCTGTGTTGCTGCAGGCCCCTCTGTGTCCAGCGCAGTGCTGCACTGGCTGGTGTCCTGCAGCCCTGCTGGGGAGAACATTGCGTGTGAGGACATTCCTgtgctgtctgctgtctgcCCTGGGGGGGCCTCTCTGAGGCTGCTGGCTCAGGAGGTATAGTATGTGAATGCAAAACGCGAGCTTGATTCCACCCAGGAATTCCCTTGCATTTCTTTGATCTTCACCTTAATAGGTAAACGTACTGTCGTGTGCCTTTGGTGTTTTGTTAATCTCTGGCTACTAGAGCAGCTAGCAACTAATTTAATTTATGCACTAGTTTTCTTTGCAATTGACAAACTTCTTTTTAATAtcaaatttcactttttttaccTTCGTTATTATTTGTGTACGTATTCCTAGTAAGATTTGAAAACAGACTTTCACTTCTGTTTGTTGAGACACATCTCTGCAGGTCCTCATTTTGACAGGGCATTTTCTGTCGTTCTTCTGCTTGCGTTACGCTTATATTGTGTTTCCATAAGGTGACTTGCATGATCCCCTGCGCCCCCTGTTGTATAGAGCAATCAATCTCCTGCGTCTTTTGTGAGCTCTGGAAAAATATTCCATCTTGCAGGTAACCGCGAGCGACTTGTGGGCTGATGGGCCGATCACAGCTGTGGAGATCCGGATTGAGAGCTCCTCATTGGCTGAATTGTGCGGGCTGCATTTCGCCGTGTTACGGCGTCTCCAGGTGAAGAACCTGTGCACTTTCCTGTAATTTCAGTCTGGTTCTTTAGAGGCCAGAGCCCCATAAATATAGCAGTTCAAGCACTCGTGCCCTTATGTCCTCCTAGCAGATTGTAAGTGACTCAGCCTCGTGGGTATAACTCCTGTTCTTTTCGTTGGAGGATGAACCATGTAGACATGTTTCTCTTACTCCCACCTGTTTGAGACGTGCATCGTTTTCACAGGGCTGGTACGGCTTGCAGGAGCTGTGTATCTTTTGCTGATGGTGCTACAGGCACCTGGCAAGTCACAGTGGTCAACTGTGTGCTAGAAAGATTGGTTCATTAATTCCAGCTGTATTCCTGCGGAGCTCAGCCAGTCGTGTGCTGCCACTTGCGGCAGTCAAGTCACAATCAGCTGATAACACAGACCAAACATAAACCAGCGGCACCAGGACTCTAGGGCTCAACCTGTCCTTTGAGCGTGCATTTTTTTGTGCTATTTCCTCTGGAGTGACAAGATTGTAATTCCAGGTACTGTTTCTGCGTTAACTGTTTCACCACCAAGCTAACCCACATATCTGGGCTGTGCTCTGACATTGCTGCACCTCTCTTTTCCTGATGGCATCAGGCTCTGCTCAAGGAGGGGGTCCCTGAGGCTGGAGCTGCAAGGCGGTTAAAAGGACAGAGCTTTGTACAGCTCTTACAGCACACGGAGGTGAGTGAGACCTGCTGTGTACATACTTCCCCTGTCTTCAGGGGTTAGGTTAGGTCTTTCAGGTCCACTAGAGGGATGTCTGAATTGGCAGGTTGCACCTGAGAGCTATGCTTTTGTGTACCTCTCCAAAGCACCTCCCCTCAAGACTTTCTTGCTAAGAATATGAAACCTGCCTAATGAAATCACAACTGTTGGCACTCTCAGAAGGGTACAGGATGTGTCCTCAGGCCTGTTTGATAGCACCAGTCATTTCTGTGAATGATTAGTCAGAATGAATTGGACAGGCTGTCAGCACACTCGGGGACGTTAATAGCTGTGGTGCTGCTCCCTGAATAACAGCTGTTGTGTGAATGTAATTCATTGATGTTTAGGGTGCAAATCAGCCTGTTCTCACATCCAAAGGCATTGACATGGTGCTGTCTGATTGCTGCAGACTTTATCGAAGGCTGTCCAGGAGGCTCGAGGACACATTGCCCTGGGACTGGGGATGTCAAGTAGGATCACTGAGAAACTGCTCCACACCTATGGGCAGCTGAGGGACAGCCCGTTCCTGATCCTTTGAGGGTACAACCTGGGGGCTCCAGGTGTCAGTCTGCCCCTCGCCCATGTCCCGCGAGTGGACAGTGTGGGAAAGAGAAGACTCATCCTGACCCACCTGA is drawn from Lepisosteus oculatus isolate fLepOcu1 chromosome 9, fLepOcu1.hap2, whole genome shotgun sequence and contains these coding sequences:
- the birc5a gene encoding baculoviral IAP repeat-containing protein 5a translates to MNVMQGEYIKMYFYKNRLDTFSGWPFQEGCVCTPENMAKAGFLHTPTDNSPDVAQCFVCYKELEGWEPEDDPVKEHKSHSPSCAFINLKKDVEELTVEEFIRLQKERQKSYISKRCSQIIEKFEGAAKNTRAEVVKSAMDEE
- the faap100 gene encoding Fanconi anemia core complex-associated protein 100, with the protein product MADGRCTVDHLAGFQRPSGSAQVLTCGPDLLLLRNGSERVFAYSGREARVQAVYIFAGRVTHLLESPDRRCIFALCQNDGIYCTSLHQISREPSPTPTEAAPKSPVLVMVPPDACVLKDPGACSFAVLENALVAVARSGTAWRMGFYEVPAGSTGSCKKVEELCIPVLSAGCSSIYGGRDEAVPPVLCCIYPHGAKAKATEDSSSGHLLLEQVLFRLLFGVDAALLSSPTILCGLPDGRLCCLPLRRPGNPEAEGGESRVRVLRHLGQPIAFIGAWGAGGDDRGSSCLLVVGSSGRALLMLAEGEEEGRALEFRERHLSGRVQSACLADGQLFYSTGSDLLAVQLRPSPSGDRPDLWIPSLQPPVTLNVCSLIALSRPTETPAGAVKLFAVSLKGRLLRVTLPQKSPRAHGALSAAQVGQKVRDLLAGIGNVSERVSSLKSCIHLKNDALRNLNQVFNICCLLMPNQRHAGGGPCPVRPISCRVRVKRSCILQQETLFLSCVLQNSSDYILEQGWTLCVQLIYPPYPLTAQGERPTKTYSFPFDKLHPGKNLEVTLPLATESELALPVTVCCSLMYFLQSILGEEECRWAPMSQPSLSQLVKDSGYISLVLDTQTVDWLDCLWVGGPATQGNNTRPSSGSGVDLVQTLLTSSRKAQQQECEGAPLKTLPQRSSEGGPFVASLRVSSDLLKTALQLSGSGPSVSSAVLHWLVSCSPAGENIACEDIPVLSAVCPGGASLRLLAQEVTASDLWADGPITAVEIRIESSSLAELCGLHFAVLRRLQALLKEGVPEAGAARRLKGQSFVQLLQHTETLSKAVQEARGHIALGLGMSSRITEKLLHTYGQLRDSPFLIL